ATCTGCCGCCAGGGCGCCAAGCTGGCAGCTGACGGCAATCAGCAGTGCGGTCTTGCGGCGGATTCTCCGCAGATAGTGGCGCACGCTCTGCCCGCTGTTGAAGAAATCGCGGATCTGCTCCATCTCTCCGATGGACATCTCTACCATAGCTTTGGAAAGGATCTGATGAATCTGGGGATTCTTCAGCCCCGAGGTCATCACCAAAGCCTTGGCATAGATATAATCACCCGTATACATGGCGATCTTGTCGCCCCATTTCGCCTTGACGGTAGGCTCGCCGCGCCGCAGCTCTGCATCGTCAATGACATCATCATGAACCAGCGAGGCGCTGTGGATCAGCTCCAGCGGAATGGCAACACGCTTCAGCTTGTCGAGGTCGTACTCACCGAACTTGCCGCCCATCAGCACAAAAACCGGACGCAGGCGCTTCCCTCCCGCCTTGAGCAGATGCAGCGAGGTCTCGGTCAGCAGCTCATCGTCCCCCTGGACACTGCGGTAGAGCTCTTTCTCAATCTGATCCATATCTTTGTTCAGCAAGCCGAAAATTTGCATTCGCTTCATTCTTTCACCCGTGTCAGCAGATTGTGGTTCCACAGCTCCATCTTCACTTCCTGCGGCAGCAGGCCCATGTCATTGGCATAGCGGAAATAGAGATTCAGACCTTCCTGCTGCCTTTCCCCAAAGTCATAACATAAATTGCTGAAGTACTCTTTCCAGTAAGAGGCCGTACCTCCGATCAGGCGGCAAGCTTCATGAATGACAGGACTCATGTCCTTCAGTGTGCGCAGCTTGCTGTTCCCGAAGGCTTCCGAGATCTCGGCGATGGCTCCGGGTCTGCGTTCCGCCGCTGTACGGTTGACCGCCCATACAGCGAAGGTCATACTCAGTCCGGTCCATTCCTTCCACAGTCCGCCAAGATCGGTTACATAGTATCCGTGATCCTGCCAGGAGGCGCGGATGGCATGATCGCCGATCAGCAGACAGGCCTCGGCCCGGCTCATCATTGCCTCCAGATCAGGCTCGGCGCTGATATACTCGGGAGATGCGCCCAGCGCCTTATGCATCAGGATCTTCAGCAGATTGACCGAGGTCGCCGAAGTGTTGGTTACTGCGATTCTTCCACTGCCTATCTGCTCTGCCGGTCTTCTGGAGAAGAGCAGAATGGAACGGACCGGTCCGTCAGCACTGACGGAGAGGCCCGGCAGGAGCAGCAGCCGGTCGCTGGCGGCAGCATAAGCGAAGGAGGATAACGCGCCTGCATGGATATCCCCCGCCGCCATCCCCTGATTCAGCACAGCCGGGACGGCACTCACCATCTCTGCCGGGAAGCTGAGCGCAGAGGGATCAAAGTAATGATAGACCGGCCACGAATTGGTATAGCTGATTTTGCCGATGATGGTGTGCTCAGTGCGGGTCATCCTTCATTCCCCCCATCTGCGAAATAACGTATGTTCAATCTGGAAGCTGTCGAGCACCTTGCCCACCATAAAGTTAATCAGATCGTCCATTGTTGACGGACCGTAATAGAATGCCGGCATCGCCGGAATCAGCTTCACGCCCAGCCTGGACAGCTTCAGCATATTCTCCAGGTGAATGGCGTGCAGCGGCGTCTCCCGGGGAACAAGGACCAGCGGCCGCCCTTCCTTCAGCATTACATCCGCCGCCCGGGTCATCAGGTTGTCGGAGCTGCCCTGCGCTACAGCAGACAGTGTTCCCATCGAGCATGGCATAATAATCATGCCCTCGGTCCGGAAGGAGCCGCTGGCAATCGAAGCGCCGATATCCTGCACCGGGTGATACAGAAGAGAACCGGGACAGCCGCCGAACAGTTGGTTCAGCAGCCCTTCCCGGTCGGAGACGGCATAGCCCAGTTCTTCCTTGAAGACACGCCAGCCTGCATTGCTGACAACCAGATGCACCGTGTAGCCGAGCGAGAGAAGAGTTTCGGTCAGCCGGATGCCGTAGACTCCGCCGCTTGCGCCGGTGATGCCGACCACGAAGTTCTTAGGCTTAAGTTCGCTCATTTGTAGAACTGCACCACCAGGTCAATCAGAGTAAAGGAGAAGACAACAATGCTCAGCACCCCGTTCATGGTGAAGAAGGCGGTCTGCAGCTTGCTGAGATCTCCGGGGGACACAATATAATGCTCATAGAACAAAATGATATAGGCAATCAGCATACCGGCCACATACCACCAGCTCAAATCCGTCATAAAGAGCAGCGATATGAATCCGAGGCCCGTTAGCAAATGGAATACCTTAGCGATTCTAAGAGCGCCGGCGACTCCGAAGCGCACCGGGATCGAATACAGCCCTTCCTTGCGGTCGAAATCCACATCCTGGCAGGAATAAATAATATCAAAGCCTGCGGTCCAGAACACAATCGTGAAATAAAAGACCATCGCGGTCCAGTCCACCGTACCGGTTACGGCTACCCAACCGCCAAGCGGAGCCAGGGCAATCGTAAGACCCAGAATCAGATGGCAGGCCCAGGTGAAGCGTTTGGTGAAAGAATAAAACACCAGCAGGAACACGGCGATCGGCAGCAGCTTCGTAGACAGCGGATTAAGGTTAAAGGAGGCCCAGAACAGCAGGAAGAAGGAGAACGCGATAAACAGCAACACCTCGCCAACCTTCAGCAGCCCTGCGGGAATCGCCCGGCCGGCCGTTCTCGGGTTCTTCGCATCACTGATACGGTCAATCAGCCGGTTCAGCCCC
This region of Paenibacillus sp. FSL K6-1096 genomic DNA includes:
- a CDS encoding flavin prenyltransferase UbiX, coding for MSELKPKNFVVGITGASGGVYGIRLTETLLSLGYTVHLVVSNAGWRVFKEELGYAVSDREGLLNQLFGGCPGSLLYHPVQDIGASIASGSFRTEGMIIMPCSMGTLSAVAQGSSDNLMTRAADVMLKEGRPLVLVPRETPLHAIHLENMLKLSRLGVKLIPAMPAFYYGPSTMDDLINFMVGKVLDSFQIEHTLFRRWGE
- a CDS encoding polyprenyl synthetase family protein, which codes for MKRMQIFGLLNKDMDQIEKELYRSVQGDDELLTETSLHLLKAGGKRLRPVFVLMGGKFGEYDLDKLKRVAIPLELIHSASLVHDDVIDDAELRRGEPTVKAKWGDKIAMYTGDYIYAKALVMTSGLKNPQIHQILSKAMVEMSIGEMEQIRDFFNSGQSVRHYLRRIRRKTALLIAVSCQLGALAADAGQETARLLYNYGYNVGMAFQIRDDLLDLSGTEKQIGKPPGSDMRQGNITLPVIYSLQDERLRAGLLEELDRIREGSRGVGRAIDMILSGDGISRAEELASRYIAKALEALDQLPGNRTKRNLRDIAFFVTGRAY
- a CDS encoding menaquinone biosynthesis protein, which translates into the protein MTRTEHTIIGKISYTNSWPVYHYFDPSALSFPAEMVSAVPAVLNQGMAAGDIHAGALSSFAYAAASDRLLLLPGLSVSADGPVRSILLFSRRPAEQIGSGRIAVTNTSATSVNLLKILMHKALGASPEYISAEPDLEAMMSRAEACLLIGDHAIRASWQDHGYYVTDLGGLWKEWTGLSMTFAVWAVNRTAAERRPGAIAEISEAFGNSKLRTLKDMSPVIHEACRLIGGTASYWKEYFSNLCYDFGERQQEGLNLYFRYANDMGLLPQEVKMELWNHNLLTRVKE
- a CDS encoding UbiA-like polyprenyltransferase, whose translation is MFKKIGIFLQMIKFEHTVFALPFAFMGALLGSVVMFGELPSWSQIGWVVVAMFGARSAAMGLNRLIDRISDAKNPRTAGRAIPAGLLKVGEVLLFIAFSFFLLFWASFNLNPLSTKLLPIAVFLLVFYSFTKRFTWACHLILGLTIALAPLGGWVAVTGTVDWTAMVFYFTIVFWTAGFDIIYSCQDVDFDRKEGLYSIPVRFGVAGALRIAKVFHLLTGLGFISLLFMTDLSWWYVAGMLIAYIILFYEHYIVSPGDLSKLQTAFFTMNGVLSIVVFSFTLIDLVVQFYK